A single Ponticoccus alexandrii DNA region contains:
- a CDS encoding thiamine pyrophosphate-binding protein, with product MLDALHDAQGDISLISPRHEQVAAHMADAYFRVKHEAVATLTSCGPAPRIWSWEPLWH from the coding sequence ATGTTGGATGCACTTCACGATGCGCAGGGCGATATTTCACTGATTTCGCCGCGGCATGAACAGGTCGCAGCGCACATGGCGGACGCGTACTTCCGGGTCAAACATGAAGCAGTCGCTACCTTGACCTCGTGCGGCCCGGCTCCGCGAATATGGTCAT